From Rutidosis leptorrhynchoides isolate AG116_Rl617_1_P2 chromosome 3, CSIRO_AGI_Rlap_v1, whole genome shotgun sequence, a single genomic window includes:
- the LOC139902676 gene encoding uncharacterized protein has translation MDLTEVWGLVIEFVGPNDFLLFGIDALLLSLPVRWNLSVKGIDVSSIVCPSCNNGVGTRDHLFFDCEVARDLWHKIRIWLDCDFPQMSSWNSFLAWLEGVRLRHSSKDRVIAVMVTSLWALWRFRNGFFFRDSFL, from the exons ATGGATTTAACGGAGGTGTGGGGCTTAGTTATAGAATTTGTGGGTCCCAATGACTTTTTATTGTTTGGAATTGacgctttattgctt TCTCTTCCTGTTCGTTGGAACCTATCCGTGAAAGGAATTGATGTTTCTTCGATTGTTTGCCCATCGTGTAATAACGGGGTTGGGACTAGGGATCATTTATTTTTTGATTGCGAAGTGGCTCGGGATTTATGGCATAAGATTCGAATTTGGCTCGATTGTGATTTTCCTCAAATGTCGTCTTGGAACTCTTTTTTGGCATGGTTAGAAGGTGTTCGTTTACGTCATTCTTCTAAAGATCGGGTCATTGCGGTTATGGTGACTTCTTTATGGGCATTATGGCGTTTCAGAAACGGGTTCTTTTTTCGTGATTCTTTTTTGTAA
- the LOC139899440 gene encoding transcription factor MYB12-like produces the protein MGRAPCCEKVGLKRGRWTSEEDSILTNYVQTHGEGSWRSLPKNAGLMRCGKSCRLRWINYLRSDVRRGNITKEEEHLISNLHASLGNRWSLIAAQLPGRTDNEIKNYWNSHLSRRILPFRRSSTNSTEITIIPQISNKRKGRTSRSAMKINKTYKLPSSNNHNKLIPLYKQQPINNNIENRHDVVDDEDLDYFMDMMDSEMLHDSSTKNKVSMDFIMSELTSVIEGQGEKFLSDESKVGGTSSSTTGYSSYDWNSEFEVEDGMFGLGFEKEDNMLSWPWESNVMYSENFEELDAWLVS, from the exons ATGGGAAGAGCACCGTGTTGTGAGAAAGTAGGGTTGAAGAGGGGACGATGGACTAGCGAAGAAGATTCGATACTAACGAATTACGTTCAAACTCATGGTGAAGGCTCTTGGAGATCTTTACCTAAAAATGCCG GATTGATGAGGTGTGGGAAGAGTTGCAGATTGAGATGGATCAACTACTTGAGATCCGATGTAAGAAGGGGTAATATAACCAAGGAAGAAGAACATCTTATATCCAACCTGCATGCATCTTTAGGTAACAG GTGGTCTTTGATTGCTGCCCAATTACCCGGGCGAACAGACAACGAAATTAAAAATTACTGGAACTCTCACCTTAGCCGAAGAATCCTCCCGTTTAGAAGGTCGTCAACAAATTCAACGGAAATCACGATCATCCCACAAATATCCAACAAACGTAAAGGAAGAACCAGCCGGTCTGCCATGAAGATTAACAAAACTTATAAGTTACCGTCTTCGAATAATCATAATAAGTTGATTCCATTGTATAAACAACAACCGATTAATAACAAT ATAGAAAATCGTCATGACGTGGTTGATGACGAGGATTTGGATTACTTTATGGACATGATGGACTCGGAAATGTTACACGATTCGAGCACTAAGAATAAAGTGTCGATGGATTTTATAATGAGTGAGTTGACAAGTGTAATTGAAGGACAGGGAGAGAAATTTTTAAGTGACGAATCGAAAGTTGGTGGTACAAGTTCTTCAACGACGGGGTATTCGTCTTATGATTGGAATTCGGAATTTGAAGTTGAAGACGGCatgtttgggttagggtttgagaaAGAGGATAACATGTTGTCATGGCCATGGGAAAGCAATGTAATGTATAGTGAGAATTTTGAAGAGCTAGATGCATGGCTTGTCTCTTGA
- the LOC139902675 gene encoding protein ALP1-like — protein MSSTSSSSEEFLMQVLDIINSEALESENEAESSHKRRYIEREHEAAHVRLMTDYFVEGCKYSDDNFKRRFRMRRRVFLRIMEDILNYHKDPLPEYFKYFHLRVDARGKLSISTYLKITAALRQLAYGDTPDLFDEYLQMLERTSRESLMHFCKCIIDLYKDEYRLYIKRLYEAHEDIHGLPGMMRSIDCMHWAWGRCPVAWKCQFTRGDHKVPTIMLEAVASYDNWIWHAFFGVAGSNNDLNVLNASNLFNSMLNEETEDIPFTVNGVEYKRGYYLADGIYPGWASFVKAFSSANDEKRKYFSKKQAAARKDVERTFGILQGRWHILQQPARAYSVNVMKQMMYTCIILHNIIVEDNGFALTENDWVYEPVHNMQTTWIERCETYRRRTKELRDMEVHEGLRSDLVEHVWANRETSESETESD, from the coding sequence ATGTCTTCAACATCATCGTCTAGCGAAGAGTTTTTGATGCAAGTGCTCGATATAATCAATAGCGAGGCGTTAGAAAGTGAAAATGAAGCGGAAAGTTCACACAAACGTCGTTATATAGAACGTGAACATGAAGCCGCACATGTACGTCTTATGACCGACTATTTTGTTGAAGGTTGCAAATACTCCGACGATAATTTTAAAAGGAGGTTTCGAATGCGGCGTCGCGTATTTCTCCGAATTATGGAAGATATTCTCAACTACCACAAAGATCCGCTACCGGAATACTTTAAGTATTTTCATTTACGAGTTGATGCGCGCGGCAAGTTGAGTATTAGTACATACTTAAAAATAACTGCTGCTCTACGACAATTAGCTTATGGTGATACACCCGATCTTTTTGACGAGTACTTGCAAATGTTGGAACGAACATCTCGTGAATCATTAAtgcacttttgtaagtgtattattGATTTATATAAAGATGAATATAGATTGTATATCAAAAGATTGTATGAAGCTCACGAAGATATTCACGGTTTACCTGGAATGATGAGAAGcatagattgtatgcattgggcatgGGGAAGATGTCCCGTTGCATGGAAATGTCAATTTACTCGAGGCGATCACAAAGTTCCAACTATTATGCTAGAAGCTGTAGCCTCATATGATAACTGGATTTGGCATGCTTTCTTTGGGGTTGCGGGTTCAAACAACGACTTAAACGTCTTGAACGCTAGTAATCTCTTCAACTCAATGCTTAATGAAGAAACAGAAGATATTCCTTTTACTGTAAATGGGGTTGAGTACAAAAGAGGATATTATCTAGCGGACGGTATATATCCCGGGTGGGCATCATTTGTTAAGGCGTTTTCAAGTGCAAATGATGAAAAACGTAAGTACTTTTCGAAGAAACAAGCAGCGGCACGCAAGGATGTTGAGAGGACTTTTGGAATTTTGCAGGGGCGTTGGCATATACTACAACAACCAGCAAGGGCATATAGTGTCAATGTAATGAAACAAATGATGTATACGTGCATTATCTTACACAACATAATTGTTGAAGATAATGGTTTTGCTCTAACCGAAAATGATTGGGTTTACGAACCCGTTCATAATATGCAAACAACTTGGATCGAGAGGTGCGAAACTTACAGGAGGAGGACGAAAGAATTACGAGATATGGAAGTGCATGAAGGCCTACGATCGGATTTGGTTGAACATGTATGGGCTAATCGTGAGACGTCGGAGTCAGAGACGGAGTCGGATTAA